The Anabaena sp. PCC 7108 region ATTAATTAAACATCTACTCAAAGAATCACCAGAAAATCCTTGGGTACAATTTTATCTAGGACGCTTACATGAAGTTTCTGGAGAACGTCAGCGAGCGGAAAAAATTTATCGACAACTACTACGGCTAACCACCCATAACAAAATTTTGTCACAAGCACGGCAAGGTTTACAGCGGTTAGAAGAAGTTAAGCAAGAAGAAAGACAAAGAGCTATTTCTCAAGCGACAGAGAAACCCACTAGCACCGAACCGGGAATATTAGTTTTAGAACCAATTAGTAACGAACTAAAAGTTACAGCCGCCCAGAAATTTGCCCAAATTATGCAGGTAGACTCCTACACAGCCAGACTAATACTACCAAGTCGTAGTTGGAGAATTTACCGCACCGGAAAAGTAGGCGAACTTGAATTTTATGGAAGACTATTACAACAGGCTGGAATTCCTTGCTTCTGGTTAAGAATCCCACAAATTCAACAAATTCAAGTATTTCAAGTTAAATATTTCTCGGAATCTCAACCCAAACCCACTGTCGTTTGTCACAATACAGCAAACCAAATTGGTTCCCTTAATTTTGATTGGTCAGAAGTGACAGCTAGGGTTATAGGATTATTGCCAATTTTTGAGCAAGTTGTAGATGTTAATGCTCGTCGTCAACTAGAACGCAAAATCCAAACTCAAGATTATGCCCAATTCTGTGATTTACACTTACCAGCAAGACGTAGCATTTTAAGAATTTATGACCAAGGTTATGAATTTCAGCAAGGTTTAGAAATTACTCCCCAAGTCAGTCAAAACACCATGAGAATTAATTGGAATGGTTTAATAAATTGGGTTGAACAACAAACACCACAAGTTAAGGCTTGGTCAGATTTTAAGTCTTTCGCGGAAAAAGTTTTAGATCAAACAGATGTGCTGAATCAAATTCCCTCCCACGTTGACTTATTTCAGAGAGAAAAGAGTAATTGGGATTCAGCATTTCAGTTATACAGCGGAATTATTTTTCTAAAAAATGGATTGAAAAAATAATAAATTTGGTAGAGACATTGTATACAACATCTCTACTTTTCTATAGCTATACTAATGCTCAATTACCCAGGAGTTTTCACCTGACTAGCCATATCTAGAAAGACATTCATGTTTGCGCCTGGACGACGACGAACATTAGAAGCTGAAGGAACTAGATACTTAGGTGCAAAGGTTGTTTCCGTGGGAACTACTGGTTTAGCAGGTTCTGCTTTAGGGGTTTTTGCTTTAGCAGGTTCTGCTTTGGAGATTTTTGCTTTAGCAGGTTTAGCTTTTGCTGCTGGTGCAGAGGTTGTTACAGTTGCTGCTACTGGCTTAACTGGTGCTGGTTTGGTTTCAGTTGCTTCATCTTTTAGTTCTAAGTAGTAACCGTTATCTTTTTTGCGAAACAGCCCAGTGATTAAACCCAAAATTCCACCAATTAAATTTTTGATAAACCCAAACATGACAATTTCTCCTGTTTTTAAAATCTGGCAATATCACCGTAATTATTAATTATTACAGCATAGTGTTACATTTTGTTGAGCTAGTTGTTTCTGGTAATAAGCATTAGTACTGCTTTCTCGGAATTAAAAATTAACAATTAAAAATTAAAAAAGCAGATTGTATCAGCTTTTCCAGAATTTTTAATGGTTGGTTGATTTACGCCGTTGTGTACTAGGGGTTTCTGCTCATGACAACTACTAACAATCTCTGAAGACCGCGAATTAATTATTAAATTTTACTGTCACTAGGAGCAAGATTCTGAGACTTCACTTAACAAAAATTTACAATAACTGGTGAGCTAAAAAAACTGTCATAACTTGGTGGCGGCTGAAAATGATACTCGGTTAGATTTTCTACAGAGTTGAGATATCAGAAAATCTATGAATACTGAACAGCGACAACGTCATCCTGTTTTATTAGTACATGGTCTGAATGACACTAGTGCAGTTTTCAATAAAATGGCGCTTTATCTCAGACAAAGGGGTTGGTCTGTACATACCCTGGATTTATTACCTAATAATGGTGCGGTAGTTTTGGATCAATTAGCACAGCAAGTAGCTGATTATGTTACTGCGACCTTTGAACCAGAACAAGCAATAGACTTGATAGGTTTTAGTATGGGTGGAATTGTTAGCCGTTATTATGTTCAAAGATTGGGGGGAATAAATAATGTGAAGCGGTTTATAACTATTTCATCACCTCATCAGGGAACTGTGGTAGCTTATGGTTCTTGGCTTCCTGGTTGTATGCAAATGCGTCCTAACAATTCTTTTCTTCAGGATTTAAATTCTGATGTCGAGATGTTAAAGCAGTTGAACTTTACATCTATGTGGACACCTTATGATTTGATGATTGTACCTGCTAAAAGTTCGCAAATACCATTAGGTAAGGAAGTTATTTTACCAGTTGTATTTCACCCTTGGATGTTAACAGATTCTCGGACTTTAGAAAAAGTATCAGCAGCATTGGTAGAACCAATTACACCCTATCCCCAATCAGGTTATGTTCAGAATTCTCAAAAATCGCCTCTGAATGTCGATAATACTTAAATTCCATTAAGTTATAAAAAGGATCTTCTAAAAAGAAAGTGTGATGTTCGAGAGGAGAACCAATAAAGCGGCTTTTCGGTTCTTCTCTAAAAATTAGCTGTTTGATTTGTGCCTTTTCTAGTAATTCCTGCCAATCTTGTTCATCAGTAAAAATTATCCCAAAATGTCGAGGATAAATATTTTTCTGAGGTGTTAGAGGTTCTTTTGTCACGTGTGCTACTAATTGATGTCCATAAAGATTAAGAATCAAAGCCTGGGAGGTTTGCCGTCCGGGAATACAACCCAAACCATCAACATAAAATACTTTAGTTTGGGGGATATCGATGACAGGAAAAGCGAGATGAAATAAAGTTTTTTGCATAGTGGATGTGGGTTAAATAATACAGCTTACCACTTCTCTACCCAGTAGACAATTTCTGATGCAGAACTATCAATTGCGACTCCATAACTATTACCATGATTCCATTTAAAGCCGGGTTGACCTTGATTTTGTGCTTTTAATACGAATATTTGATAAGTCTGAGGAAAGGCTTCAGTTGCAGAATCACCTGTATAAAAAAAAGTTGTTGGTAGGCCATTAGGTTTATTGCTATGCTCATTTGTGTCACCTCCACGATATTCGCGTACAGCACTTTTACTGTATTGTGAAAGCAATTTTTGAATCTTTTCAGAAGGTTCTTTTAAACGAACTTGCAAAAAACTACTACCTTGAACAGATTCAGGAGAGTAAGCCATATGCACAATTTTAGCATCAACAGGAATCTCTACTGGAAAATGTTTGATTTTGTCTAGGTCAGCCCACTTGTGATTGCGAATTTCTTGATAGCGTGATGTATCAGTAACTATTTGCGTTTTTGCTGTATTACTAGAAGCTTTTGTGAGGAGAAAACTGCCAGCAAATACAGTCAAACTACCAGCAGAAAATAAACTGACTGTAGCGATTGTAGCAAGAAAAGATTGCTGCATTTAGTTGGGTAAATCTAGGTTGTAGATTAATATTCCTACTAATCAAACTGTAGTCCTGATAATTTTGAATCTAGCCTCAGAGATATTCAATTAATTCGGTAGATGTATATAGCGTTTCCCAGTCTAATGAAGTACACACCAATTTATTCACTGTTCCCTGTTAAGAGTTCCCTGTTCCCTAAAACGAAAAAACTTTGTACCTCACTAGCATGGGAATGGCTATAAGGGGCAGAGTTTGTAATTACTTTGCCGATAAAACACTGAAATTGGTAATTGGTGGGTTACGTTGTCTCTAACCCACCCTACAATATTTACTTAAGGGTTACGTTGTCTCTAACCCACCCTAAGATGTTTACTTAAGTTTTGGAAGAGGGATTTAAACGTCCAACATTTGTTAAAAGGAACCACTAATCATTCCTGCTAAAATCAAAAATCCAATCCAGACATTTTGACGAAACATTTCACCATAAACAGGGTTAGGTAGTTCTGGCTGTTTCAACCGCAGAGATTGCCAAAACCAACCTAAAGCCGCAATAGCTAAGGTAATCCAGAAAGCGGTGTGAAGATGAACTAAGACACCAACTCCAGCCAGGAGAATGATAGTACCAGCAAAGAAAATTCCAATAGCGGTGGGGGCGTATTTACCAAAAAATAGGGCGCTAGAATTGACACCGATACGTTGATCATCTTCTTGATCGCTCATGGCGTAAACTGTATCAAATCCCAAAGTCCAAAGTAAAGTAGCGCCCCAAAGTAGCCAAGTTGGTGTAGAAATGTTGGCTGTGACTGCACTCCAGCTAATTAAAACCGCAAAACCCCAAGCGATGGAAAGTACCAGTTGCGGTACAGGAAACACTCGCTTTGCTCCTGGATAAAGTAAAATTACAGGTACTGCTGCCACCGACAACCAGAAGCTCAAGGGGTTAAGATAAAAAGCGAGAACTGCTGCACAGGCTAGGGCAATTATCCCCACAACTATCCCAACTTTAACGGAAAGGGCGCGAGAGGCAAGAGGGCGATCGCGTGTTCTCTCTACTTGGGGGTCTATATCCCGATCCCATAAATCATTAACTACACATCCTGCCGCACTGGTGGCAAGAGTACCTAATATAATTACACCCACTAGAGGTAAGGGTGGTTTACCAGCAGCTGCCAAAAACACAGCCCATAATGCAGGAATCATCAAAATTAACCTGCCTTCTGGTTTATGCCACCGGAGTAGCCGGATGATTATGAGTAATAATGGTTCTTGGTTGCTCTCTGGTGTATCTAGCATATTTGATTAATTCACATATCTTCACGTTCCTAGAATATCGTTATTTGATAATTGTCAACACATCAAATCCAGTTGCGGTCTGGCATACAAATTCACTACTTGAATTGTGAGTAATGTTACTAGACAATTTACCTGACAAGTATATAAATTACACGTAGTAAGTATTGAGTGCGGCTTGAATTGACACACCAGCATTGACTAGTAATTTTAGATTTTGAATTTTGGATTTGGGATTGAGGTTTTTCGGTTTATGCCGCGCCCCTTGTGGGCGAAACCAATCTAAAATCGTCTATCTAAAATCTAAAATTGATTGACCATTTATTTTGAACAGAGAGAAACTTAAATGCTGAATGTTCCAGCTAATTGGGGAAGTATGCTAACTCCACCAGTTAAGCAAAACCGGATTGTTGCGGCCATTGATATCGGTACTAATTCCTTACACATGGTAATAGTGCGGATTGAACCGATGCTACCAGCTTTTACGATGATTGCCAAAGAAAAGGAAACGGTGAGATTAGGCGATCGCAATTTGGAAACTGGAGAATTGAAACCAGAAGTGATTAAAAAAGCGATCGCCACTTTGGGTCGTTTTCAAGAACTTGCTAAAAGCCTAGAAGTAGAAAGTATTATCGCTGTAGCCACTAGCGCCGTCCGCGAAGCCCCCAATGGTCAAGATTTTTTGCAGAAGGTAGAAACAGAAGTAGGTTTAAGCGTTGACTTGATTTCTGGTCAAGAAGAAGCGCGACGCATCTACTTGGGTGTGTTGTCGGGAATGGAATTTAACAACCAACCGCACATCATCGTTGACATTGGTGGTGGTTCCACAGAATTAATTTTGGGTGACTCTCAAGAACCTCGCAGTCTCACCAGTACCAAAGTGGGTGCAGTGCGACTGACTGGAGAATTAATTACCTCTGACCCCATCAACGATATTGAGTTTCAATATCTGCAAGCTTATGCGCGGGGAATGTTAGAACGTTCGGTAGAAGAGGTACTAGGAAAACTTAAGCCAGGTGAATCTCCTAAGTTGGTGGGAACATCTGGCACAATTGAAACCTTAGCTACTATTCATGCTAGGGAAAAATTGGGTGTTGTTCCATCTACTCTCAGTGGTTATCAATTTAGTCTCCAAGACTTGCGAAGCTGGGTAAACCGCTTACGGCGCATGAACAATGTAGAACGGACAACGATTCCAGGAATGCCAGATAAGCGGTCAGAAGTGATACTAGCTGGGGCAGTAATTTTACATGAAGCTATGAGTTTGTTGGGTGTGGATTCAGTCACACTTTGTGAACGTTCTCTGCGGGAAGGGGTGATTGTCAACTGGATGCTGACACATGGTTTAATTGAAGATAAACTGCGCTACCAAAGTTCAATTCGTCAGCGTCATGTCCAGAAAACTGCCAAGAAATACCAGATTAACTTAGAACATAGCGACCGTGTTGCTGCATTTGCCCTAAGTTTATTTGATCAAACTCAAACCAAACTACATAGTTGGGGTAAAGACGAACGGCAATTACTTTGGGCTGCTGCTATTTTACACAATTGCGGTCACTACATTAGTCATTCTTCACACCATAAGCATTCATACTATTTAATTAGAAATGGCGAATTACTTGGTTATAACGAAACTGAGATTGAAATCATTGCTAATTTAGCCCGTTATCACCGTAAATCAGCACCCAAGAAGAAGCACGAAAATTACCGCAATTTATTGCATAAAGAACATCGGCAAATGGTGAGTCAATTAAGTGCAATTCTCAGATTAGCCGTTGCTTTAGATAGAAGACAAATTGGTGCTATTGCTCGTGTGCAGTGTGAATATATTCCTCATCTTCATGAATTTAAGATGTCAATTTTTACTTCCAGCTTAGGTGATGATTGTGCCTTGGAACTGTGGAGTTTAGATTATAAAAAAGGAGTCTTTGAAGAGGAATTTGGAGTGAAAATAGTAGCAAATTTAGTTAATACTGTTGGCTCTAAATTCTCTTAGTTTTTATTGTGCGTTAGCATAAGTTAACGCACTTTTTTAACAAGATAATAATGCCTAGATACAGGTGCGACGAAATATCGGTTATATCTTTCAAGCACATAATTTGTTAGGGTTTCTCGACGCTCAACAAAATGTCCAAATGCCTTTTGGGAATGATCATAATATTTCGTTTAAAGAAGCACAAGCAAAAGCCGCAGCAATGTTAACAACTGTGGGTTTAGGAGAAAGATTGAATTATTATCCTGATAATCTTTCAGGAGGACAAAAACAGCGGGTAGCTATTGCGCGTGCTTTGGTACATCATCCCAAATTAGTATTAGCAGATGAACCGACAGCAGCTTTAGATAGTAAGTCTGGTAGAGATGTGGTGAATTTAATGCAGCAATTAGCAAAAGAACAAGGTTGTACAATTTTGTTAGTTACTCATGATAATCGGATTTTAGATATTGCAGATAGAATTGTGAAAATGGAAGATGGATATTTGGTAATGTAGGGGTAAAGGACAATGCTAAATCCCTACCCATATCCCCGGCAATAATATTTCATAAACATAAAAATGTGATATAATATAGTCATTACAATTTATTTATTCCTGTGCATGAACAAATAAATTTACCAGTTTAAAACACGAATATTGTTAAAATTAATTACGTCAACTTCCACATTTTGAAGATAGTTCGCTAATTTCAAATCATCAGTTAGCACGAGATACTTGCTTTGAGCTAGAGTGAATATGCCACTGTCAGTCAGTCCAAATTTGATAAATTTATCAGCACTTACAGCTTCTTGGCTTTTGATGTAGTGTTCATTTAAAATATCTACATTTTGAACAAATCGCGCAAATATGGCAAAACATTGTGAACGTTCAGGTTCACCAAGTTGATTCGCAAGGCTATTGACTTCTGTGAGAATATTTGGAGTTGTGACAAGCTTCTGAAATTTTCCCATAAATTCTAGCAAAAGCTCATAATCTTCCGGGATAAATTGTTGAGTTCGATTAAATTTAGTTATCCTTTCTTTATTGACACTTCCAACTAAAAAAAGAAGTAGGATGTTTGTATCAATTAAAATTCCTTTTTGGTGATAACGACTAATCAGTTTTTTAATTAAATCTTTCATATTTTTCTAATTTTCATCGCCTCTACTTCTCCAGTTTGTGAGTTTACTTTGATGAGTTTGTATTCTCTTTGAGAAGTTGGCATAGGTAATCCAAGAGCATTATTTAAACTATTAACAGCATTTTTTTGGGGTTTTAGAGGCGCATCAAAACCCAAAGTAATTAACCAAAAAGATTTATCTTCTGATAACTCAACTTCCTCAAGTCTTAAATCTGGTAATGAAGAACCCATGATATCTTTAAGGGATTCTATATATTGAGAAGCAGCACTAACGGCAGTTCTTACATCAATCATAGTCTGATTATTTTATTGTTTAATTGTTCTAACTTATTATAATATAATTGCTGATTTCATGAATTGTGTTTATTGATATCTATAGTTAATACCGTTTTTTATGAAGCTGCAATTTATCCTTTTTTGTAGCATATTAGTATGGTGCGTAAGTTATCGGGTCTGACGCACCATAGAAGAAATAAAATCCACAACTCATATTTGATAAACTTTATCAATGCGTAAGTTCTCATATTTTTTAAATGAGAATTACAATAACTCGTTATGAATTATTCTCTGATGGTGGGGACGACAAGGACTGCCCCAACAAACTTGATTTGCTGGCATATTAGTAAAAACACTACTACGCGCCCCAATCACTGCATTATCACCAATTTCTATTCCTGGGGCTACAAAACAATCTGCTGCTACCCATGCACCATTCCCTATGGTAATACTTGCGGTCTTTAAACCAAAA contains the following coding sequences:
- a CDS encoding VOC family protein; protein product: MQKTLFHLAFPVIDIPQTKVFYVDGLGCIPGRQTSQALILNLYGHQLVAHVTKEPLTPQKNIYPRHFGIIFTDEQDWQELLEKAQIKQLIFREEPKSRFIGSPLEHHTFFLEDPFYNLMEFKYYRHSEAIFENSEHNLIGDRV
- a CDS encoding Ppx/GppA phosphatase family protein, encoding MLNVPANWGSMLTPPVKQNRIVAAIDIGTNSLHMVIVRIEPMLPAFTMIAKEKETVRLGDRNLETGELKPEVIKKAIATLGRFQELAKSLEVESIIAVATSAVREAPNGQDFLQKVETEVGLSVDLISGQEEARRIYLGVLSGMEFNNQPHIIVDIGGGSTELILGDSQEPRSLTSTKVGAVRLTGELITSDPINDIEFQYLQAYARGMLERSVEEVLGKLKPGESPKLVGTSGTIETLATIHAREKLGVVPSTLSGYQFSLQDLRSWVNRLRRMNNVERTTIPGMPDKRSEVILAGAVILHEAMSLLGVDSVTLCERSLREGVIVNWMLTHGLIEDKLRYQSSIRQRHVQKTAKKYQINLEHSDRVAAFALSLFDQTQTKLHSWGKDERQLLWAAAILHNCGHYISHSSHHKHSYYLIRNGELLGYNETEIEIIANLARYHRKSAPKKKHENYRNLLHKEHRQMVSQLSAILRLAVALDRRQIGAIARVQCEYIPHLHEFKMSIFTSSLGDDCALELWSLDYKKGVFEEEFGVKIVANLVNTVGSKFS
- a CDS encoding 4-hydroxybenzoate solanesyltransferase; this translates as MLDTPESNQEPLLLIIIRLLRWHKPEGRLILMIPALWAVFLAAAGKPPLPLVGVIILGTLATSAAGCVVNDLWDRDIDPQVERTRDRPLASRALSVKVGIVVGIIALACAAVLAFYLNPLSFWLSVAAVPVILLYPGAKRVFPVPQLVLSIAWGFAVLISWSAVTANISTPTWLLWGATLLWTLGFDTVYAMSDQEDDQRIGVNSSALFFGKYAPTAIGIFFAGTIILLAGVGVLVHLHTAFWITLAIAALGWFWQSLRLKQPELPNPVYGEMFRQNVWIGFLILAGMISGSF
- a CDS encoding triacylglycerol lipase, giving the protein MNTEQRQRHPVLLVHGLNDTSAVFNKMALYLRQRGWSVHTLDLLPNNGAVVLDQLAQQVADYVTATFEPEQAIDLIGFSMGGIVSRYYVQRLGGINNVKRFITISSPHQGTVVAYGSWLPGCMQMRPNNSFLQDLNSDVEMLKQLNFTSMWTPYDLMIVPAKSSQIPLGKEVILPVVFHPWMLTDSRTLEKVSAALVEPITPYPQSGYVQNSQKSPLNVDNT
- a CDS encoding PIN domain-containing protein; this translates as MKDLIKKLISRYHQKGILIDTNILLLFLVGSVNKERITKFNRTQQFIPEDYELLLEFMGKFQKLVTTPNILTEVNSLANQLGEPERSQCFAIFARFVQNVDILNEHYIKSQEAVSADKFIKFGLTDSGIFTLAQSKYLVLTDDLKLANYLQNVEVDVINFNNIRVLNW
- a CDS encoding lipopolysaccharide assembly protein LapB — protein: MLEEVIAAFERKDYNTAAKLIKHLLKESPENPWVQFYLGRLHEVSGERQRAEKIYRQLLRLTTHNKILSQARQGLQRLEEVKQEERQRAISQATEKPTSTEPGILVLEPISNELKVTAAQKFAQIMQVDSYTARLILPSRSWRIYRTGKVGELEFYGRLLQQAGIPCFWLRIPQIQQIQVFQVKYFSESQPKPTVVCHNTANQIGSLNFDWSEVTARVIGLLPIFEQVVDVNARRQLERKIQTQDYAQFCDLHLPARRSILRIYDQGYEFQQGLEITPQVSQNTMRINWNGLINWVEQQTPQVKAWSDFKSFAEKVLDQTDVLNQIPSHVDLFQREKSNWDSAFQLYSGIIFLKNGLKK